DNA from Pirellulales bacterium:
TTCGGCGTAGCGATTTCGCCGGCATCACCGCTCGCCACGACGCTGCCGACGCTTCCCCGGCGCCGCACTCCGGCCCAAGCAATCAACCCGGCCGCAGCCAGCGCCGGGACGAGCAGTTGGCCGAGCATTCGCCATAGAATGTCGAGCCGGCCGAGCCGCGAATGAACGATTTCGCGTTGGCCCGTGAGGCTGGAGACGACTTGATCGTGAAGATAGGTAACCAGGTATTCGTGGGCACCGCGTTGCATCAGCAGCAACCCAATCGAGAGCAGGAAAATCAGCACCAACCCTTCAGCCACCAAAACCATTCGCTGCTTGTCTGCGCCACGGATCGCGAGCGGGATCACCAGCGGCGTGATCAATGGATACATCCCAACCGGTCCCTTCGCGAGGACGGCTCCAGCCAAACAGATCGCGGCCGCGGCGGTCCACGCGAGCCAAGCCCGCGGCGAAATCGCGGCCCGTAGCGACGCATACACGCTGCCGAGCGCGAACAGCCCGAGCGTATTTTCCAGCATATTGCTGTCGTACATCCACGCCCAGCCTGGCAAACATGCCCAAAGCGCGACCGGCAGCCAACTGCAATCGCGCAGCGCCGGTCGATCGCGCAACAGCAACCGCCAGATCGCCGCGATGACGGCTGCCGTCGCGACGGCCAGGATTGTCGAATAAAGTTTTTCGACCCAGAAATGGTCGCCGAACACTCGAAACAGAAGCGACTCGAGCCAAAACGCGAGTGTCGGTTGCTCGTGGTAATCGCAGCCGGGACCGAACAATACCGGATGCCAGAAATCGCCGTCGCCGATCGCCATATTGCGGGCGATCGTGGCATGGATCACTCCGTCGAAGAACATGCCCGGTTGTAGCGCGGCCGGGAGCAGCCGCGCGAGCAGGAGCGCGGCCGTTAGCATCCATGCGGTGATAGGCAGCGGTGATCGCTGTGTTTGGATCGCGGGCATCCGACGAACTCCGTTTCGATTGTCATCGTAGCAGGCACACTCCGTGTGCCGTCTGAGCACACTAGCCCGAAGCGTTAGCGAGGACGCGCCGCCGACGCGGGTTCCCCCTCGCTAACGCTTCGGGCTAGTGTCGGGCGCAACGCGGAGCGCAGACGGCACGCGGAGTGTGCCTGCTACGTTGCTTGCGCTCTGCAGGTTTGCCTCGTGCATCCGAGGTTACGTGTCTCGCTCGCGTCGTCTAGGCCGCCTTTAGCACGAGCGATGTGTTGTGCCCGCCGAAACCGAATGAATTCGAAATCGCCACGCGCACCCGCGCTTCGCGCGGCACGTTGGCCACGTGGCACAAATCGCATTCGGGATCGGGATGATCGAGGTTCAAGGTCGGCGGAATCGCGCCGTATTTCATCGCCGTCAGGCAGGCGGTGGCTTCGACGGCCGCTGCGGCGCTCAGTAGATGCCCGGTCATGCTTTTGGTGGAACTGACGGGAATGCGTCGGCAATGGGCGCCGAATACTGCTTGCAGCATTTTCGCTTCGATCGTGTCGCCCACTTGGGTGCCGGTTGCATGGGCGTTGACGTAATCCACGTCTTCCGGATTCAGCTTCGCGGCTGCGAGCCCTTGGCGGATCGCGGCGATTGCCTGGCTCGGATCGGGGCTCGGAGTAACCAGATGATATGCATCGCTCGTGGTTCCAACGCCGGCCAATTCAGCATACGGCTCTCGCGAGCGGCGGCGGGCCTGCTCGGCCCGCTCCAACACGAACAGACATCCTCCCTCGCCCAGCACCATACCGTCGCGGTCGCGATCGAACGGTCGCAATGCGGTCGCCGGAGTGTCGTTGCGGCGAGAGAGAGCCCGCAGGTTTCCGAACGCCGCAAGGGAAAGGGCCGTGATACCGATGTCGGCGGCCCCCGCGATGCAAACATCGACCCAACCCATTTGCAGCCAAGTGAGGGCCTGTGCAAACGCATGGTTTCCACTGGCACACGCGGCGGCCACGGATAATTGCGGTCCGCTCAATTGCAATAGCTCGAACGCCTTTTCAGCCGCCGATTTCTCGACGACGCTGGAATCGAAGACCGCGAAGTTGCCCCGGCGGATATCGAAGTCCCAATGCAGCAGCCATTCGCCGCCGGCGCCGAGCA
Protein-coding regions in this window:
- a CDS encoding glycosyltransferase family 39 protein is translated as MPAIQTQRSPLPITAWMLTAALLLARLLPAALQPGMFFDGVIHATIARNMAIGDGDFWHPVLFGPGCDYHEQPTLAFWLESLLFRVFGDHFWVEKLYSTILAVATAAVIAAIWRLLLRDRPALRDCSWLPVALWACLPGWAWMYDSNMLENTLGLFALGSVYASLRAAISPRAWLAWTAAAAICLAGAVLAKGPVGMYPLITPLVIPLAIRGADKQRMVLVAEGLVLIFLLSIGLLLMQRGAHEYLVTYLHDQVVSSLTGQREIVHSRLGRLDILWRMLGQLLVPALAAAGLIAWAGVRRRGSVGSVVASGDAGEIATPKAESLFCLFTAFSASLPIAISPKQSGHYAFPSYSLYALAFAMWCAPAVLELFGAAAIRGESRMRLARGHRLPRGFAVAGSACVLICTCFLAGRPHRDKDVYHDTLVVGRLVPRQSTIGITADLGEDYPIQVYLARCDAIAPQHGLSTGGRNASSPQYCLAALGAESPPGYRPVAADLLRYRLFERLTSAADRVGLGDHLSRR
- a CDS encoding beta-ketoacyl-[acyl-carrier-protein] synthase family protein, with protein sequence MSDNPIWITGLGILTSLGNNFADFSANLLAGKNGIRPVTGFDVSQHPCQIGGQVDMPPCPAEFDAAVYDSMLPLEKTVVFCCINALRDAGLWQERGKLRIGLLLGAGGEWLLHWDFDIRRGNFAVFDSSVVEKSAAEKAFELLQLSGPQLSVAAACASGNHAFAQALTWLQMGWVDVCIAGAADIGITALSLAAFGNLRALSRRNDTPATALRPFDRDRDGMVLGEGGCLFVLERAEQARRRSREPYAELAGVGTTSDAYHLVTPSPDPSQAIAAIRQGLAAAKLNPEDVDYVNAHATGTQVGDTIEAKMLQAVFGAHCRRIPVSSTKSMTGHLLSAAAAVEATACLTAMKYGAIPPTLNLDHPDPECDLCHVANVPREARVRVAISNSFGFGGHNTSLVLKAA